The following proteins come from a genomic window of Sceloporus undulatus isolate JIND9_A2432 ecotype Alabama unplaced genomic scaffold, SceUnd_v1.1 scaffold_5547, whole genome shotgun sequence:
- the LOC121918185 gene encoding coiled-coil domain-containing protein 157-like isoform X1 produces the protein MLGLVVDRERMESLQEDIIDLQGMVVTVFSQAGAVRFPSWKFPDKASCDLDLVPLLDHYDFAEDDPELTTCSHIVLLELIIDRLLLLLQSFTAYAGSLVHEESTLSSSPRQGLPCRLGWQHGRTGRAW, from the exons ATGTTGGGTTTGGTGGTTGACCGGGAGCGCATGGAAAGCCTGCAGGAGGACATCATCGACCTGCAGGGGATGGTGGTGACTGTCTTCTCCCAAGCCGGTGCCGTGCGCTTCCCTTCCTGGAAGTTCCCCGACAAGGCCTCCTGCGAtctggatttggtgcctttacTGGACCACTACGATTTTGCAGAGGACGACCCCGAACTCACCACATGTTCCCACATCGTCCTCCTGGAGCTCATCATCGACAG GTTGCTGCTGTTGCTCCAGAGCTTCACAGCGTACGCAGGGAGTTTGGTCCACGAGGAATCCACGTTGTCATCATCGCCGCGACAGGGCCTTCCATGTCGATTGGGATGGCAGCACGGACGTACTGGGAGAGCATGGTGA
- the LOC121918185 gene encoding coiled-coil domain-containing protein 157-like isoform X2, with protein MLGLVVDRERMESLQEDIIDLQGMVVTVFSQAGAVRFPSWKFPDKASCDLDLVPLLDHYDFAEDDPELTTCSHIVLLELIIDR; from the coding sequence ATGTTGGGTTTGGTGGTTGACCGGGAGCGCATGGAAAGCCTGCAGGAGGACATCATCGACCTGCAGGGGATGGTGGTGACTGTCTTCTCCCAAGCCGGTGCCGTGCGCTTCCCTTCCTGGAAGTTCCCCGACAAGGCCTCCTGCGAtctggatttggtgcctttacTGGACCACTACGATTTTGCAGAGGACGACCCCGAACTCACCACATGTTCCCACATCGTCCTCCTGGAGCTCATCATCGACAGGTGA